From a single Silene latifolia isolate original U9 population chromosome 6, ASM4854445v1, whole genome shotgun sequence genomic region:
- the LOC141588759 gene encoding uncharacterized protein LOC141588759 gives MDVLPNPELERAVRIRVIHDVRRPLKSTVKVRMSEGRSAATEFKVKFERLPTFCYGCGVLGHGEKECEDGPYEEGELKYGEWLRASPWRVTKTSTEPSHMLLAKEGASIVLGENGEGNMENMDKQARAGGVEEDAGIAGATSDNAGQDETVGGGGIYDMVCEERVIPLTVSDGGCVGKEKGAGAEGRKWKKFAREKGSVNSGGSDSTIADRAGSKRGREGVEEGLESAAKKPFIDMVGGLRNLIRREAPTFVFLSETKLSSVEMRKISSSFDEFYSMEVDSVGRSGGLAFMWRKDLKVVFRAASVHFMDFDIEMDSLKWRLTGFYGWPSVQDRHLSWQLLRTLASESQDPWLCVGDFNEILFADEMKGGTRAQWQMNNFREAVDDCGLSDLAYVGYAFTFDNGQGGEENRQCRLDRAMKTESWREIFPYAKLFHMDREWSEHAPLKVVLNGRSEEERPHNSRFRFEQIWIGEEGCEDTIKRVWEEEDWNVLETISRCARELQKWKGISIGKILRELKRKRKRLTWLNESDRTACNVEERKKIMKEINHLLRQEETFWRQRSRALWLKDGDRNTKYFHRKAGQRKQKNKISRIVEEDGTTREGSEAIKAASVRYFSSLFTSSKPTDFEELLVGVQGRVTTGMNETFSAAYRGDEVLEALNQMHPLKAPGPDGMNALFYQTYWHIVGPSVTRMVLGILNGGPRQSIKLFWGQLVSENQSAFTRETYLDNLLIAFEMFHYMKNSRGGGGHMALKLDMEKAYDRVEWLFLRRVLEVMGFDANWVSRVMQCVQSVSYEVLINGSPSASFVPERGLRQGDPISPYLFILCAEVLSSMLRRKVELGSLQGIRIAPQAPIISHLFFADDSIIFVKADENQARVVLNILAQYEVASGQLVSKEKTTVCFSKGTTTRRKERVAAVLGVKVVNEHDKYLGLPTVIGHSKQLLSKVIRDKLNNKMQGWRGMLFSRAGKEILIKAVAQSIPTYAMSVFKLPSNFCDELRSIVSRFWWGSNNGKRRIPWVAWSHMCRAKANGGMGFRDFAKFNLALLAKQAWRLVNEDGSLMARILKAKYFPSCSFMEANLGVSPSYTWRSICESKIVMRLGLRKSIGGGENTSVWLDPWIPGTETRRVISPRREADVNMKVGELMVQGERRWDRGMIESLFLPFEAERILQVRLSEEVREDDWCWEHEKDGVYSVRSGYRLLAGSSSGEGEQSDSMAARWIWKAIWKIPVLPRIKAFMWQLCNEALPTRANIAARMGQVDTACPRCQSNVETCLHVVRDCGWGDGIWEGMGIEVDRTVGFVRVREWMEGMLRILDARERVVFVTTCWVLWEKRNKLIFEEARWEQESILRRVRDLVGEMESLQEVEETYGGGNGRVGELEGGWGRPCVGTWKVNVDAGVMEGVGVGIGVVCRDHEGGMEWAVSVQRDGSCGVPMAEAEAILLGLKEAWIRGQRSIVIESDCLEVVQALRKKKRGRSELFIIYEDILLFCNRFLHFFTHSRRNFNRLAHEVAHARPWSIGRRVWMDEFPLQFVDVASHDLLNMI, from the exons ATGGATGTGTTACCAAACCCGGAGCTAGAGAGAGCAGTACGAATTAGAGTGATACATGATGTACGTAGGCCATTGAAGTCGACTGTTAAGGTGCGTATGTCAGAGGGGAGGTCGGCTGCGACTGAGTTTAAGGTCAAGTTTGAACGATTACCAACTTTTTGCTATGGCTGTGGAGTGCTCGGGCATGGCGAGAAGGAGTGTGAAGATGGACCTTATGAGGAGGGTGAGCTGAAGTATGGGGAATGGTTACGGGCATCACCGTGGAGGGTTACAAAGACGTCTACTGAACCG TCACATATGCTTCTAGCGAAGGAAGGTGCATCCATAGTGTTAGGGGAAAATGGGGAAGGGAATATGGAGAACATGGATAAGCAGGCGAGGGCAGGGGGAGTAGAAGAAGATGCTGGTATTGCGGGGGCCACTTCTGATAATGCTGGGCAGGATGAGACTGTTGGGGGAGGGGGGATATATGACATGGTGTGTGAGGAGAGGGTGATTCCTTTGACTGTCAGTGATGGAGGTTGTGTGGGGAAGGAGAAAGGGGCAGGAGCTGAAGGGAGGAAATGGAAGAAATTTGCTAGGGAAAAGGGGAGTGTGAACAGTGGAGGTAGTGATTCCACCATAGCTGATAGGGCGGGATCGAAGAGGGGTCGGGAAGGAGTTGAGGAGGGTCTGGAAAGTGCGGCGAAGAAACCTTTTATTGATATGG TTGGTGGTCTCCGGAATTTGATCCGGAGAGAGGCCCCGACTTTTGTCTTCCTTAGCGAGACGAAGCTGAGTAGTGTAGAGATGAGAAAAATTAGTTCTAGTTTTGATGAGTTTTATAGTATGGAGGTTGATAGCGTTGGTAGATCGGGGGGATTGGCTTTTATGTGGAGGAAGGACTTAAAGGTGGTGTTTCGAGCTGCTTCGGTTCATTTTATGGACTTCGATATTGAGATGGATAGTTTGAAATGGAGATTGACGGGCTTTTACGGCTGGCCTTCGGTCCAAGATAGGCATCTATCTTGGCAGCTGCTTAGAACTCTTGCTTCTGAGTCACAGGATCCTTGGTTATGTGTGGGGGACTTCAATGAGATTTTATTTGCAGATGAAATGAAAGGAGGGACTAGAGCTCAGTGGCAGATGAATAATTTCCGGGAAGCTGTGGATGATTGCGGGCTTAGTGATCTGGCTTATGTGGGCTATGCCTTTACGTTTGACAATGGACAAGGGGGTGAGGAGAATAGACAGTGTCGCTTGGACCGGGCCATGAAGACGGAATCCTGGAGGGAGATTTTCCCATACGCAAAACTTTTTCATATGGACCGTGAATGGTCGGAACATGCTCCCCTTAAAGTAGTCTTGAATGGGCGGAGTGAAGAGGAGCGGCCCCATAACAGTAGGTTCCGTTTTGAGCAGATTTGGATAGGGGAAGAGGGATGTGAGGACACGATCAAGCGGGTGTGGGAGGAAGAGGACTGGAATGTGCTAGAAACGATATCACGGTGTGCTCGTGAGCTCCAGAAATGGAAAGGAATTAGCATCGGGAAAATCCTCAGGGAGCTGAAGCGTAAGAGGAAGCGGCTCACATGGCTGAATGAGAGCGATAGGACGGCGTGTAATGTcgaagaaaggaagaaaattaTGAAGGAGATTAACCATTTGCTTCGACAGGAGGAGACGTTTTGGCGACAAAGGTCGAGGGCGTTATGGCTAAAGGATGGGGACCGCAATACCAAGTATTTTCATAGAAAAGCGGGACAACGAAAGCAAAAGAATAAGATTAGTCGAATTGTTGAGGAGGATGGAACGACCAGGGAGGGGTCTGAGGCTATTAAAGCCGCGTCGGTGAggtatttttcttccttatttacgTCCTCAAAACCTACGGATTTCGAGGAGCTGCTTGTGGGTGTACAGGGGCGTGTTACGACGGGCATGAATGAGACCTTCAGTGCGGCATATCGAGGGGATGAGGTCCTTGAAGCTCTCAACCAAATGCATCCTTTAAAGGCGCCTGGTCCCGATGGAATGAATGCCCTTTTTTATCAAACATATTGGCACATCGTTGGTCCTTCCGTGACTCGAATGGTCTTGGGCATCCTAAATGGTG GTCCTCGCCAATCGATCAAGCTTTTCTGGGGACAGTTGGTGTCGGAGAATCAAAGTGCTTTTACAAGGGAGACTTATCTCGATAATCTATTGATCGCTTTCGAGATGTTCCATTATATGAAAAATTCTAGAGGAGGTGGTGGGCATATGGCGTTGAAGCTCGATATGGAGAAGGCCTACGATAGGGTGGAATGGCTTTTTTTGCGACGGGTGCTCGAAGTCATGGGTTTTGACGCCAATTGGGTATCGAGAGTTATGCAATGTGTTCAGTCGGTGTCCTACGAGGTTCTTATCAATGGCTCCCCTTCTGCGAGTTTTGTTCCGGAGCGAGGTTTACGACAAGGTGACCCTATATCGCCGTATCTTTTTATTCTTTGTGCCGAAGTCCTCTCTAGCATGCTTAGGCGGAAAGTGGAGCTGGGCTCTCTTCAGGGAATTCGAATTGCACCGCAGGCCCCGATTATTTCCCATTTGTTTTTTGCCGATGATAGTATTATTTTTGTTAAAGCAGATGAGAACCAAGCTCGGGTGGTGTTAAATATTTTAGCACAGTACGAAGTGGCTTCTGGGCAATTGGTGAGTAAAGAGAAGACTACGGTTTGCTTTAGTAAAGGGACGACAACCAGGCGTAAAGAAAGGGTGGCAGCGGTTCTCGGGGTTAAGGTGGTGAATGAGCACGATAAGTATCTTGGCCTGCCCACAGTGATAGGCCACTCTAAGCAGCTACTTTCCAAAGTCATTCGAGACAAATTAAATAACAAAATGCAAGGATGGCGCGGTATGCTATTCAGCCGAGCAGGTAAGGAAATTCTGATAAAGGCAGTGGCCCAATCTATTCCTACCTATGCGATGAGTGTGTTTAAATTACCGTCCAATTTTTGTGATGAATTGCGTTCAATTGTCTCGCGGTTTTGGTGGGGTTCGAACAATGGAAAACGCCGGATACCTTGGGTTGCCTGGAGTCATATGTGTCGAGCAAAGGCTAACGGTGGGATGGGATTTCGGGATTTTGCAAAATTCAATCTCGCGCTTCTTGCGAAGCAGGCGTGGCGTTTGGTGAATGAGGATGGCAGCTTGATGGCTAGAATTCTTAAAGCTAAATATTTCCCTTCTTGTTCTTTTATGGAGGCTAATTTGGGGGTTAGTCCTAGCTATACTTGGAGGAGTATTTGTGAGTCCAAGATTGTTATGCGACTTGGCTTGAGGAAGTCTATTGGTGGAGGTGAAAACACGAGTGTATGGCTTGACCCTTGGATACCAGGCACGGAGACTAGACGGGTGATTTCCCCGCGGAGGGAAGCTGATGTGAACATGAAAGTGGGGGAGTTGATGGTGCAAGGGGAAAGACGGTGGGATAGGGGTATGATAGAGTCGCTGTTTTTGCCTTTTGAAGCGGAAAGAATTTTGCAAGTCCGGCTGAGTGAGGAGGTTCGTGAAGATGATTGGTGTTGGGAACATGAGAAGGATGGTGTGTACAGTGTAAGGTCGGGTTATCGGCTTCTAGCAGGGAGCTCTAGTGGTGAGGGTGAACAGTCTGACTCCATGGCCGCAAGGTGGATATGGAAAGCTATCTGGAAGATTCCCGTGCTGCCAAGGATCAAGGCTTTCATGTGGCAATTATGTAATGAAGCGCTCCCGACTAGAGCTAATATTGCAGCTCGGATGGGGCAGGTCGATACCGCGTGTCCTCGATGCCAAAGTAATGTGGAGACTTGTCTTCACGTTGTTCGGGATTGTGGGTGGGGGGATGGGATTTGGGAGGGCATGGGTATAGAGGTGGATAGGACAGTCGGGTTTGTGCGGGTGAGGGAGTGGATGGAAGGTATGTTAAGGATTTTGGATGCGAGGGAGAGGGTAGTGTTTGTGACAACTTGTTGGGTGTTGTGGGAAAAACGCAATAAGCTCATTTTCGAGGAGGCGAGGTGGGAGCAGGAGAGTATCTTGAGGCGTGTTAGGGATTTGGTGGGGGAAATGGAGTCGTTACAAGAGGTGGAGGAGACCTATGGGGGAGGTAATGGGAGGGTTGGTGAGCTGGAGGGAGGATGGGGAAGGCCATGCGTTGGGACGTGGAAAGTAAATGTGGACGCGGGTGTCATGGAGGGAGTTGGAGTGGGGATAGGTGTGGTTTGTCGCGATCACGAGGGTGGAATGGAGTGGGCTGTGTCGGTTCAACGGGATGGTAGTTGTGGGGTTCCCATGGCTGAAGCAGAGGCGATCCTTCTTGGACTAAAAGAGGCATGGATAAGGGGGCAGCGGAGCATTGTCATTGAGAGTGACTGTCTCGAGGTCGTTCAAGCCTTGAGGAAGAAGAAAAGGGGAAGAAGCGAACTGTTTATCATTTACGAGGATATTTTACTTTTTTGTAACCGTTTTTTACATTTCTTTACGCATTCTAGGAGAAACTTTAATAGATTAGCTCACGAAGTTGCTCATGCTAGGCCATGGAGCATTGGTAGGCGCGTTTGGATGGACGAGTTCCCGCTACAATTTGTTGATGTAGCTTCGCATGATTTACTTAATATGATATAA